The following are encoded together in the Flammeovirga agarivorans genome:
- the gldJ gene encoding gliding motility lipoprotein GldJ yields the protein MSKRNLLYLASALISALVVSGCAKSSKPDANNPGGYSTMTGLEYNGKDDNTFSVRQYNGMPEVPNMRYIEGGRFVLGSYEEDLMKSRDNVERTVSVASFWMDETEVANVHWLEYLHYVSTDSSVSGVSYEEALPDTTVWAEQLAFNDQYVDHYLRYPGFRFHPVVGITWTQAQNFCAWRTNVVNKNLAINNGTDEEAEAAENGEPIPLESGVVLPAFRLPTEAEWDYASQALIGLQDIDENYSERRIYPWSGHSVRNPYGEHMGDMMANFKRGRGDYAGIGGKLNDGAMITSWIYDNPPNDFGLYNMAGNVSEWVEDIYRPLSYSDMDDLNPVRKNDYLDGPEHGYNYQSYGYVRQYNTFISNSIRVYKGGSWKDVAYWMAAGTRRFLDQDSATATIGFRCAMINPGEN from the coding sequence ATGAGCAAAAGGAATCTTCTTTATTTGGCTTCTGCATTGATATCTGCACTTGTAGTATCAGGATGTGCAAAAAGTTCAAAACCTGACGCTAACAATCCAGGAGGCTATAGTACAATGACTGGTTTAGAGTATAACGGAAAGGATGACAATACTTTCTCTGTACGCCAATACAACGGTATGCCAGAAGTACCAAACATGCGTTACATTGAGGGTGGACGTTTCGTATTAGGTTCATACGAAGAGGACTTAATGAAATCTCGTGATAATGTAGAAAGAACTGTATCAGTAGCATCGTTCTGGATGGATGAAACAGAAGTAGCAAACGTTCACTGGTTAGAATATTTACATTATGTAAGTACTGACTCATCAGTATCAGGTGTATCTTATGAAGAGGCACTTCCAGATACAACAGTATGGGCAGAGCAACTAGCATTTAACGATCAGTATGTAGATCACTACTTACGTTACCCTGGTTTCCGTTTCCACCCAGTAGTAGGTATTACATGGACTCAAGCTCAAAACTTCTGTGCATGGCGTACAAACGTTGTTAATAAGAACTTAGCAATTAACAATGGTACTGATGAAGAAGCAGAAGCTGCAGAAAACGGTGAACCAATTCCATTAGAATCAGGTGTGGTATTACCAGCATTCCGTCTTCCTACTGAAGCAGAATGGGATTATGCATCACAAGCTTTGATTGGTTTACAAGATATCGACGAAAACTACTCTGAGCGTCGTATCTATCCTTGGTCAGGTCACTCAGTTCGTAACCCTTACGGTGAGCACATGGGTGATATGATGGCAAACTTCAAACGTGGTCGTGGTGACTACGCTGGTATCGGTGGTAAGTTGAATGACGGTGCGATGATTACTTCATGGATCTATGACAACCCTCCAAACGATTTCGGCTTATACAACATGGCTGGTAACGTTTCAGAATGGGTTGAAGATATCTACCGTCCACTTTCATACTCTGATATGGATGATTTAAACCCAGTTCGTAAGAATGACTACTTAGATGGTCCTGAACACGGTTACAACTACCAATCATACGGTTATGTACGTCAGTACAATACGTTCATCTCGAACTCTATCCGTGTATACAAAGGTGGTTCATGGAAAGACGTTGCTTACTGGATGGCAGCAGGTACTCGTCGTTTCTTAGATCAAGATTCAGCAACAGCAACTATCGGTTTCCGTTGTGCAATGATCAACCCGGGTGAAAACTAG
- a CDS encoding Tex family protein yields MVNITQKIAQLLSISEKQVSATLELLDDGATVPFISRYRKEVTGSLDEVQVAEIRDKAQQLRELEKRKESILKSIEDQGKLTDALKNKILATETMSVLEDLYLPYKPKRKTRASIAKERGLEPLADTIASPDLSTDIVEEAKKYIDPEKDVTDVEKALAGARDIIAERLNEDQETRAEMRKLFMKKGSFKAKVIPGKENEGAKYKDYFDWTENVEKAPSHRVLAMRRAEKEMIISLDCSPEEEDALFLLEDLHVDQRTPSADQIQLAVKDAYKRLLKPSMETESRLASKKNADEEAIGVFAENLRQLLLAAPLGQKRVLALDPGFRTGCKVVCLDRQGKLLEDAVIYPNEPQRKVAESAALISHLVAKHNIEAIAVGNGTASRETESFARNLGLSGVQIVVVNESGASIYSASETARDEFPDKDVTVRGAVSIGRRLMDPLAELVKIDPKSIGVGQYQHDVDQTALKGSLDDVVMSCVNAVGVEVNTASKELLSYVSGLGPSIAKNIVDFRNENGAFTSRAQLKKVPRLGPKAFEQCAGFLRIRDAKNPLDSSAVHPESYDIVKKMAENLGVTVKELMADENFHKQIKLEDYVTDTVGLPTLTDILKELGKPGRDPREKFEAFQFQEGVEKISDLSIGMKLPGIVTNITNFGAFVDIGVHQDGLVHLSQMADRYISDPNEVVKVHQKVQVVVTDVDIARKRIALSMKGMDGNSSAPKGSKGKPNTNKRPSSQRQNKREENDENMSMADKLAMLQNRFK; encoded by the coding sequence ATGGTGAATATCACACAAAAAATCGCTCAACTGCTGAGCATTTCAGAGAAGCAAGTGTCTGCGACACTTGAATTGTTAGATGATGGAGCTACAGTTCCATTTATCTCTCGATATAGAAAAGAGGTAACGGGAAGTTTGGACGAAGTGCAGGTAGCAGAAATCCGAGATAAAGCCCAACAACTTAGAGAACTCGAAAAACGTAAAGAGAGTATTCTAAAAAGTATTGAAGATCAAGGCAAACTAACAGATGCTTTAAAAAATAAAATTCTTGCTACTGAAACAATGTCAGTGCTAGAAGACTTGTACCTTCCTTACAAACCAAAACGTAAGACTAGAGCGAGTATCGCAAAAGAAAGAGGATTAGAACCTTTAGCAGATACTATTGCTTCACCAGACTTATCTACAGATATTGTTGAAGAAGCAAAAAAATACATCGATCCAGAAAAAGACGTTACAGATGTAGAAAAAGCTTTAGCTGGGGCAAGAGATATTATTGCAGAACGTCTGAATGAAGACCAGGAAACTAGAGCAGAAATGCGTAAGCTATTTATGAAAAAAGGTAGCTTCAAAGCAAAAGTAATTCCTGGTAAAGAAAATGAAGGTGCAAAATATAAAGATTACTTCGACTGGACAGAAAATGTTGAGAAAGCTCCATCACATAGAGTTTTAGCAATGAGAAGAGCAGAAAAAGAGATGATTATCTCTTTAGATTGTTCACCAGAAGAAGAAGATGCATTATTCTTATTAGAAGATCTACATGTAGATCAGAGAACTCCATCAGCAGATCAAATTCAATTAGCAGTAAAAGATGCTTATAAAAGACTTCTGAAGCCATCAATGGAAACAGAATCTCGTTTAGCGTCAAAGAAAAATGCTGATGAAGAAGCTATTGGTGTTTTTGCTGAAAACTTACGTCAGTTATTATTAGCAGCTCCATTAGGACAAAAAAGAGTACTGGCATTAGACCCAGGTTTCCGTACAGGTTGTAAAGTAGTTTGCTTAGATCGTCAAGGAAAACTGTTAGAAGATGCTGTAATCTACCCTAACGAACCTCAAAGAAAAGTAGCTGAGTCTGCTGCATTGATTTCTCATTTAGTAGCTAAACACAATATCGAGGCGATTGCTGTAGGTAATGGTACGGCTAGTAGAGAAACAGAATCTTTTGCAAGAAACTTAGGATTATCAGGTGTACAAATAGTTGTTGTTAATGAAAGTGGAGCATCTATTTACTCTGCATCTGAAACAGCTAGAGATGAATTCCCTGATAAAGATGTAACAGTAAGAGGTGCAGTTTCTATTGGTAGAAGACTAATGGATCCACTTGCTGAACTTGTAAAAATTGATCCTAAATCAATCGGTGTAGGTCAATACCAACATGATGTAGACCAAACAGCTTTAAAAGGAAGTTTGGATGACGTTGTGATGAGTTGTGTAAACGCAGTAGGTGTAGAAGTGAACACTGCGAGTAAAGAATTACTTTCGTACGTCTCAGGATTAGGTCCAAGTATCGCAAAAAATATTGTGGACTTTAGAAATGAAAATGGTGCATTTACATCTAGAGCACAACTAAAGAAAGTACCTCGTTTAGGACCAAAAGCATTCGAACAGTGTGCAGGTTTCTTAAGAATCAGAGATGCTAAAAACCCATTGGATTCTAGTGCGGTTCACCCAGAAAGCTATGATATCGTTAAGAAAATGGCTGAAAATCTTGGTGTAACTGTTAAAGAGTTAATGGCAGACGAAAACTTCCATAAGCAGATTAAGTTAGAAGATTACGTAACAGACACTGTCGGTCTTCCTACTTTAACTGATATTCTAAAAGAATTAGGCAAACCAGGTCGTGACCCTCGTGAGAAGTTTGAAGCATTCCAATTCCAAGAAGGTGTTGAAAAAATTTCAGACCTTTCAATTGGTATGAAGCTTCCGGGTATTGTAACAAATATTACAAACTTCGGTGCATTCGTAGATATTGGTGTTCACCAAGACGGACTTGTTCACTTAAGTCAAATGGCTGATCGCTATATTTCTGATCCTAATGAAGTAGTGAAAGTACACCAAAAGGTACAAGTTGTAGTCACAGACGTAGATATTGCAAGAAAAAGAATTGCTTTATCTATGAAAGGAATGGACGGCAACTCATCTGCTCCAAAAGGATCAAAAGGCAAGCCGAATACAAATAAGCGTCCTTCTTCTCAAAGACAAAATAAGAGAGAAGAAAACGACGAAAACATGTCTATGGCTGATAAATTAGCGATGTTACAAAATCGTTTTAAATAA
- a CDS encoding purine-nucleoside phosphorylase, translating to MIAYKEKVEACVQQIQTLIDGFQPEVGIVLGTGLGGLVEEFDIKYDLAYEKLNDFPLSTVESHKGRLIFGYFNGKKIVAMQGRFHFYEGYDMKTVTFPIRVLKLLGIKALVISNAAGGINPKYNKSDLMILNDHINLMTANPLTGTNINEWGDRFPDMFEPYDTQLRELANQVVKENNLPVHEGVYAAVTGPNLETKAEYKYLSIIGADVVGMSTVPEVIVAVQMKLPVFAVSVVTDLCYEGALKPVQLEEILENARNAEPHLSKLIGGIIQKF from the coding sequence ATGATCGCATATAAAGAAAAAGTTGAAGCATGTGTTCAACAAATACAGACACTAATAGACGGATTTCAACCTGAAGTAGGTATCGTTTTAGGTACGGGCCTAGGTGGGTTAGTAGAAGAATTTGACATAAAATACGACTTAGCCTATGAGAAACTAAATGATTTTCCATTATCAACTGTTGAGTCTCATAAAGGGCGACTAATCTTTGGCTATTTTAATGGTAAAAAGATTGTAGCTATGCAGGGTCGTTTTCATTTCTACGAAGGGTATGATATGAAAACTGTTACATTCCCTATTCGAGTATTAAAACTACTAGGAATCAAAGCATTGGTTATTTCTAATGCAGCAGGAGGTATCAACCCTAAGTACAATAAAAGTGATTTGATGATCTTAAATGATCATATCAACCTAATGACAGCGAATCCTTTAACAGGTACTAATATCAATGAATGGGGAGACCGTTTCCCAGATATGTTTGAGCCATACGACACTCAACTAAGAGAGCTTGCCAACCAAGTGGTAAAAGAGAATAATCTTCCTGTGCATGAAGGCGTTTATGCTGCAGTAACAGGCCCTAACTTGGAAACAAAAGCTGAATATAAATACTTAAGCATTATTGGTGCGGATGTAGTCGGAATGTCTACAGTACCAGAAGTAATTGTTGCCGTACAAATGAAACTTCCAGTGTTTGCAGTATCTGTAGTAACAGACCTTTGTTACGAAGGAGCTTTAAAACCTGTTCAATTGGAAGAAATCCTAGAAAACGCTCGTAATGCAGAACCTCATTTGTCTAAATTAATTGGTGGAATTATACAAAAATTCTAA
- a CDS encoding universal stress protein, producing the protein MDKKLSALLPLDLTYIDDAIIKYSLTASPVFLVEKIILLHILTDNSASEEVEYNGKLLTRKDMAEQKMRDLVEKHANLNDRNITFEYIITEAKDVTSEILKASKKHKVDLIIAGKKNIAEGSGNIARLLTRYAFCTVLTVSENPQVPIKKAIIPIDFSEMSKRAMLEGIEIAKRNHMELIILHIYALPTGYHTSGKTPEEYASVLHLHAEKRCKNFLKQFDMEGVKYKIRLHFDLYGNNEAKIISNISLVEDADLIVMGSRGRSALAATFIGSTTENLMKQHNTTVSTLVVKDRVRNLGLFGALLEI; encoded by the coding sequence ATGGATAAGAAATTATCGGCTTTATTGCCTCTTGACCTTACTTATATCGATGATGCAATCATCAAATATTCTCTAACAGCCTCACCTGTTTTTTTAGTAGAGAAAATTATTCTATTGCATATCCTCACTGATAATTCAGCAAGTGAAGAGGTAGAATACAACGGCAAATTGCTTACAAGAAAAGACATGGCAGAGCAAAAAATGCGTGACCTTGTTGAGAAGCATGCCAATTTGAATGATCGTAATATTACTTTTGAATATATTATAACAGAAGCTAAGGATGTCACATCTGAAATATTAAAGGCTTCTAAGAAACATAAAGTAGACCTTATTATAGCGGGTAAAAAGAATATCGCAGAAGGTAGTGGTAATATTGCCAGACTACTAACTAGATATGCTTTCTGTACAGTACTTACGGTATCTGAAAACCCTCAAGTACCTATCAAAAAGGCTATTATTCCTATTGATTTCTCTGAAATGTCGAAAAGAGCAATGCTGGAAGGTATTGAAATCGCTAAGAGAAACCATATGGAGTTAATCATCTTGCATATCTATGCACTTCCTACCGGTTATCATACTTCTGGTAAAACTCCGGAAGAGTATGCTTCTGTACTTCACCTCCATGCCGAAAAGAGGTGTAAGAACTTTTTAAAGCAGTTTGATATGGAAGGTGTGAAGTATAAAATCAGACTTCACTTTGATTTATATGGTAACAATGAAGCGAAGATCATCTCAAATATTTCTCTAGTAGAAGATGCTGATCTAATTGTTATGGGATCAAGAGGACGTTCTGCATTAGCAGCTACATTTATTGGCAGTACTACTGAAAACTTAATGAAGCAACATAATACCACCGTTTCAACATTAGTGGTAAAAGACCGCGTGAGAAACCTAGGTTTATTTGGTGCATTATTAGAGATATAA
- a CDS encoding TerC family protein: MESLFTTAGLISLVTLTLLEIVLGIDNVIFISIVSSKLPKEQQDKARNLGIILALFVRIALLFSISWLVGLEDPLFTIPFVEHLDVDGALSGRDLILLCGGLFLIAKTTSEIHNNVEGDPEEEMQVKRVKSLWSGVLQIVMIDIVFSFDSILTAVGLVKEIEIMITAVVISLGIMLFFSKKIAQFVDSNPTIKMLALSFLVMIGFLLVIEAFGVHVPKGYVYFAMAFAFIVELLNIRSRKKNPNRTKLAHQHHNITES; the protein is encoded by the coding sequence ATGGAATCGCTTTTTACAACTGCTGGGTTAATCAGCCTTGTAACATTAACTCTTTTAGAAATTGTTCTAGGTATTGACAATGTGATTTTCATTTCGATTGTCAGTAGTAAATTACCTAAAGAACAACAGGATAAAGCTAGAAATCTAGGAATTATCCTTGCCTTATTTGTACGTATTGCTTTGTTATTTTCAATTTCATGGTTAGTGGGATTAGAAGACCCTCTTTTTACTATTCCATTTGTTGAGCATTTAGATGTAGACGGAGCATTAAGTGGAAGAGATTTAATCTTGCTTTGTGGTGGACTCTTCTTAATTGCAAAAACAACAAGTGAAATCCATAACAATGTAGAAGGAGACCCTGAAGAAGAAATGCAAGTCAAAAGAGTCAAGTCTCTATGGAGTGGTGTTTTACAAATTGTCATGATTGATATCGTATTCTCATTCGACTCTATCCTCACCGCTGTTGGACTTGTAAAAGAGATTGAAATCATGATTACTGCAGTTGTAATCTCATTAGGTATAATGCTTTTCTTCTCCAAGAAGATTGCCCAATTTGTTGATAGTAACCCTACCATAAAAATGCTTGCATTATCATTCTTAGTTATGATCGGGTTCTTATTGGTCATCGAAGCCTTTGGGGTACATGTTCCAAAAGGCTATGTATATTTCGCTATGGCATTTGCCTTTATTGTTGAGCTATTAAATATCAGAAGTAGAAAGAAAAACCCAAATAGGACTAAACTTGCTCATCAACATCATAACATTACAGAATCATAG
- the frr gene encoding ribosome recycling factor, whose product MEEEIGMYLDDAKEMMDKAISHTENELQKIRAGKASASMLDGLIVSYYGAPTPINQVASASTPDAHSVVIKPWEKNMLAEIEKAIRDSDLGVNPINDGEQVRINMPPLTEERRRELVKKVKSEIEKGKISIRNARKDTNDGLKKLLKDGASEDAIKDAEASVQDLTNKYTAKIDAVFVAKEKDIMTV is encoded by the coding sequence ATGGAAGAGGAAATAGGAATGTACCTAGATGACGCGAAAGAAATGATGGATAAAGCCATCAGCCATACTGAAAACGAATTACAAAAAATTCGTGCAGGTAAAGCTTCTGCGTCAATGTTGGATGGTTTAATAGTTAGCTATTATGGTGCTCCAACTCCTATTAACCAAGTAGCTTCAGCTTCTACTCCTGATGCTCACTCTGTAGTGATCAAACCTTGGGAGAAAAATATGTTGGCTGAAATCGAAAAGGCAATCCGTGATTCTGATTTAGGTGTTAACCCAATTAATGACGGTGAGCAAGTTCGTATTAACATGCCTCCTTTAACTGAAGAGCGTCGTCGTGAATTAGTTAAAAAGGTGAAATCTGAAATTGAAAAAGGTAAAATCAGTATTCGTAATGCTCGTAAGGACACTAACGATGGCTTGAAAAAGTTATTAAAAGATGGTGCTTCTGAAGATGCAATCAAAGATGCTGAAGCTTCAGTTCAAGATTTAACAAACAAATACACTGCAAAAATCGATGCTGTATTTGTAGCTAAAGAAAAAGATATCATGACTGTATAA
- the pyrH gene encoding UMP kinase, with protein sequence MKFKRVLLKLSGEALMGEQQYGIDPKRLEQYAKEIKKVVDEKVEVAIVIGAGNIFRGMQAGKMGIDRVQGDHMGMLATVINGMALQSALEGEGVYTRLMSGIQMDQVCEPFIRRRAVRHLEKGRVVIFGAGTGNPYFTTDSAASLRAVEIDADVVLKGTRVDGIYTADPEKDPNAEKIDELTFDEALQKNLKIMDLTAFTLCKENDLPIIVFDMNKPNNLFELMSGEQVGTIVS encoded by the coding sequence ATGAAATTCAAAAGAGTTCTCCTTAAGTTAAGTGGTGAAGCCCTAATGGGTGAGCAACAATACGGTATTGATCCAAAGCGTTTGGAACAATATGCAAAAGAAATTAAAAAAGTAGTAGACGAAAAAGTGGAAGTCGCTATTGTAATCGGTGCAGGAAACATTTTTAGAGGCATGCAAGCCGGCAAAATGGGTATCGATAGAGTACAAGGTGACCACATGGGAATGTTGGCTACTGTAATCAACGGTATGGCACTACAAAGTGCTTTAGAAGGCGAAGGTGTCTATACACGTTTGATGTCAGGTATACAAATGGATCAAGTTTGTGAACCTTTTATTAGAAGAAGAGCAGTACGTCACTTAGAAAAAGGTCGTGTTGTTATCTTTGGAGCGGGAACAGGTAACCCATACTTTACAACAGATTCTGCAGCATCTTTGAGAGCTGTTGAAATTGATGCAGATGTTGTATTAAAAGGTACTCGTGTTGACGGTATCTACACTGCAGATCCTGAAAAAGATCCCAATGCAGAAAAAATTGATGAGTTAACTTTTGATGAGGCTCTTCAAAAGAACTTAAAGATCATGGACCTTACAGCGTTTACACTTTGTAAAGAAAATGATTTACCTATCATTGTATTTGACATGAATAAGCCGAATAACTTATTTGAGTTAATGTCAGGAGAGCAAGTGGGTACAATTGTATCGTAA